CATCCGACCCTCAATTTTCAAGCTGTCGATGCCAAGCTCAATCATCCTCGGGATCGATTCCACAAGCTTCAGATCTTTCGGGCTCATGGCGAAAGGTGCATCCCCATTATCATAAAGTGGATTTTCCTTTCCTCCGTCCACTTCATACAAATCATAATCCCAGCGGCAGGATTGACAGCAGCCGCCGCGATTAGAGTCACGGGCCGTCATATGGTTGCTTAACGTACATCTGCCTGAATAAGCGATGCACATGGCACCATGGATGAACGTTTCGATCTCAATATCGACCTTTTCTTTCATTTCACGGATGTCATCAGCGCTTGCTTCACGGGCAAGCACCACACGGTCCAGCCCTTCTTCTTTCCAGAATTGAACGGCCTTCCAGTTAGACAGGGATTGCTGTGTGCTTAAGTGGACCTCCACATTCGGCGCAACCCGTCTGCACGTTTCAATGATGAGCGGGTCTGCGACAATGATGCCTGCAACTCCCGCTTCCTGCAGTCCACGGAGATAGTCTTCCAGGCCATCCATGTTTTCATTATGGGCATAGATGTTTGTCGTCACATAAATTTTTGCACCGTATCCCTTCGCAAACTCCACTCCCTCTTTCATTTGTTCAAGGGTGAAGTTTCCTGCATTGGATCTGAGGCCGTATTCCTGCCCTCCAATATAGACGGCATCCGCCCCGTAATGGACAGCGATTTTCAGTTTTTCCAGATTACCGGCCGGGGCCAGTAACTCAGGTTTCTTCACAATGACACGCTTTCCGTCTACGATATCAGATATCGGTTTTTTCATAACCGTGGTCATCGTAACTCCTCCGTTCCAATCGATCTTCTTTCAGCGTTTAATATACAGTCTCTTTAAAGAAAAACCCGGTATCGAGGGGACGATTTTCCGGCTGCAAGCTTTTCGCTTCCTCGAGGAATTCGTCTTTTCTTTCTTCATATTGATCTTCGTCTTCCACATAAAGATCGATGGCTTTGCGATATAACTTCGTTGTTTCAAGGATGTAGTCTGATGACTTCATCACCCCGTCGATTTTGAATGAATCGACTCCCGCATCGATCATATCGCCAAGCTCGTCCACGATGCACATATCGTTAGGGCTCATGATATGGGTACCGTTCCCATCTTCATAAATAGGATATTTATTATGACGTTCTTCGTCATGAAGGAACATATTCTTCTGTTCTTTGCGGTTTTCGATTTCCATTGCCTTGCCTCTGTATTCGAAGTAATTACCGAGCAGAGATCGCTTGGATTGGAACATGCAGGTCATGCCGTGGACTTGCACTTCAATTTCCACCTCGGCATTTTCTTTCATTTCCACAATCGTATCCATACTTAATTCCCTGGCCAACACGGCACGTTTCGCACCTTTTCTTCCCCAGTAATTACACGTATACCAATTGGTTGCCGTCGTTTCTGTATTCCAATGAAGCTTCATGGAAGGCGCAGCTTCTCTCGCAGCC
The nucleotide sequence above comes from Bacillus sp. KH172YL63. Encoded proteins:
- a CDS encoding peptidase U32 family protein — its product is MKKPISDIVDGKRVIVKKPELLAPAGNLEKLKIAVHYGADAVYIGGQEYGLRSNAGNFTLEQMKEGVEFAKGYGAKIYVTTNIYAHNENMDGLEDYLRGLQEAGVAGIIVADPLIIETCRRVAPNVEVHLSTQQSLSNWKAVQFWKEEGLDRVVLAREASADDIREMKEKVDIEIETFIHGAMCIAYSGRCTLSNHMTARDSNRGGCCQSCRWDYDLYEVDGGKENPLYDNGDAPFAMSPKDLKLVESIPRMIELGIDSLKIEGRMKSIHYVATVVSVYRKVIDEYCKDPDSFKIQQEWLDELEKCANRDTAPAFFEGVPGFKEQMFGVHNKKNTNFEFVGLVLDYDEDTQIVTLQQRNHFKTGQEVEFFGPEITNFTQVIEKMWDEKGNELDVARHPLQIVKFKVHQRVYPDNMMRKENT
- a CDS encoding peptidase U32 family protein, which encodes MKKPELLVTPLAVSDIEPLAAAGADAFMIGEERYGLRLAGEFSREEVKEAIALAHKHDKKVYVAMNALFHNDKIAELDGYISFLQQAGADAIVFGDPAVLMAAREAAPSMKLHWNTETTATNWYTCNYWGRKGAKRAVLARELSMDTIVEMKENAEVEIEVQVHGMTCMFQSKRSLLGNYFEYRGKAMEIENRKEQKNMFLHDEERHNKYPIYEDGNGTHIMSPNDMCIVDELGDMIDAGVDSFKIDGVMKSSDYILETTKLYRKAIDLYVEDEDQYEERKDEFLEEAKSLQPENRPLDTGFFFKETVY